The DNA sequence AATGTTTTAAGGTGGAAGCCTGAGTATTCTTCTCTTGAAGATATTATATCTTCTGCTTGGGAATGGCACAAAAGAAGATTTAGGTGTGAAGTAAACCAGGAAAAGCCTTATGTACACTGATAACCCTGTCACTGGTGCTCTTTTTCCCATCTATATCTGGGAGGCGAGCATATATAAGGATGGTAGGAAGGTTGAGGTTGCTAAACCTGTACATCTATAGTAGAGTCCCTCAAAATTCTCACAAAAATTCATATTAAATCACCTTTGAATCACCTCTTTTAATATTAAACTATTATTATCATATTAGTGCTGGAATTCAGGAAGAAGATATGTAGATGAAGGATTTCAAACATATCCGGTAAATCATCAAATACATCTTTAAGTTAGCAAAGAATTCTTTCGTTTTTTACAAAGTACACCATTATACAATGCGTTCTGTAGAAAAAACATGTGCTCTTTGTGTCCTTTTAATCGGCGTGGTCATTTCACTGGGAATTAGTTCAAAAAAAGACCTGCAGAGACTTGCTGAACGATGACTCCAGCAAGGACCCTAATGTTAGAGGAGGTAACAGACCACCTATGGACATGACACGATTTTTTAATGTATCATTATGCTGTATAAAATGGGACAGTGCCTAAAGAAGCCTTAATGGCCATGCGGGTCACCCACAAGAATGAAAATCGGTGGGTTATACTTGAAACATATCTTCAATATCCTCGAAGATTGTTTCGAAATCATCCTTATGAATTTTATCCCCTCCTGAGACAGTGTCCTTGCACATATACTAAACCCGCCCAGTCCTGCTCATTATTAACTTACGGAAATTACTTCACGAAGTATGAAAGTAATATCACCTACCTCCTTGTAAGCAGCTCTGCAACCTTCTCAATAATATTGTTTCTTGCCAGAACAATAATTTTATCTCCAGCCTCAACAACAGTATCCCCTCTCGGGATTAAAAGCTCATTGTCCCTGTATATAGCTGTTATTGTGGAGCCCTCTGGCATACCTATATGCTTTACCTCCTTTCCCGCTATAATTGCACCCGGAGGGATGACAATCTCGACAATGTCAGCATCCTTCTTCATTGTTGACATAACACTTCTTACACTGGGCCTTGTTATGATATTTCTGATATAGGTAGCAATAGTCCTGCTGGGAAATATTATCTCTTCTGTTCCGACTTCCCTGAAAATCTTCTCATGCTTTGGATTCTGCCCCAATGTTATTCTCCTTTCAATCTCGAGTATTCTTGCCAGTTCGCACACCATGAGATTGACGGCGTCATCGCTTGTTGCAGCAAAAATAACATCGGCTCTATCCGCCCCGGCATCCTGCAGTACATCAATCTCAGTGCCGGAGCCGTTTATAACAGACACATCCAGCTTCTCTGAAACTTTTGTTGCTCTGTCTTCATTCTTCTCAACCACAACGACATTATGTCTTTCCTGACTCAGAAGCTTGGCAATCTGCTCCCCTATCTTGGAGGCACCAACTACAATTATGTACATAAAGAACTACCTTTTCGTTACTCTTCTCTTTGCTCTGCCTGCAAAATGCTCAACGATTCTTCCGTAGGCTGGTCTTGTTATAAAAACACCCACAGTAACTCCCACAATTGTAGTAAGTGCAAAACCTCTGAGAGCACTCAGGCCTATTATAAAAAGGGGTAACATTGCTGCTACAGTGGCAAACCAGGATGAAAATATAATAAAGAAGGCACTCTTTATTCTCTGCTTTATACTTCTGCTTTTCTCCATCAGCACCTCATCAGTTATAACAATCTGGTCATCGACGCCTGTACCAACAGCAGCAATTATTCCAGCTATTGAAGGTAAGTCAAGCTGCCATCTTATAAGTGCAGCAAATCCTAGGATAATTATTACCTCGCTTATACCCGTTATCATAATAGGTATAATAATTTCAGGAACCCTGTACCTTATAAATATGACAAGAGCTACTGTAAGAATAGCAAGAAAACCTGCGATTGCCGCATTTTTTCCGAAAGTATGGCCAAGTTCAGGCGGTACACTGGATACTGATAAAACAGTCAACTTTATGGGCAGAGCACCTGACCTGAGAATAATCTCAACATTTTTGGCTTCAGCTTCATCTTTTAGTGCTGTGCCTGTTGTGAGCACAAGGTCACGGACTGTCTTTCCCTGAAGAAGTTCCTGTCTTAAGGATTCACCAATAGGAGCGCTATTTACAAGCTTATCATCGAGATACATATACACCTTGGAAAAATTTGTTTCTATGGAAGCCTTTCTGAAACGTCCTGCAGCTTTCTGGCTTATTGTGAAGGGGACCTGCCATGAGCCTGAAAATCCCTTAGTATATGGAGATACCCTGGTAAGTTCGTTACCTGTGAAGGCTGTAACATTTCCTATTTTGACAACAAGCTTTCCCTGCTTCTCAATAATCTTCCTGGCATTTTCAGGGTTGGTACCAGCAAAATCCATAATAAGATATCTGTTCCCCCAGGGAGTTATAGTAACGTCTTTGACACCTATACCGTTAATCCTCTTGGTTATTATCTGCACCAGCATCTGCATAGTTACTTTTGTACCATCTGGTTGAATGTAGGGCATAGGATACTCTGTTTGAACTTTGAGCTCGCTTCCTCCACTTATGTCCCAGCCCATAGCCAGATGCTTTACACCAATCAGGGAGATAGAAAGTGCTACGAATAATATAAGAATTAAAACTCTTTTGTCCCTCATAATTTCGCTGTTGCTCATTTATGTGCACGCTCCAGATACCATTTCAGAATAGCAACATTCTGTATCCATGTATTTAACATGTCTGCAATCATTCCAATCATAATAACTGCTGCAACATCGTCGAGAATCCTTGAAGATGATACAATGTACAGGACAAACATAGCAGAAAAGGTAGTTATGCTCATTGTTAAGCCTGTTTTCATAGATTTTTTAATTCTTTTATCTAACGGCTCTTTTTTCTTAACCAGAAGTCTTGTGGTGAGAAGGATATCGGTATCAACTGAATAACCTATGAGTAGAAGGAGGGCAACAAGAGAGCCCTTGGATAGCTCTATTCCGAAAAGTCCCATTGCAGCCAGAGTAACCACAATATCAGAGAAAGCGGACAGGACCACTGCAAAGCTTGGTATTGCTGTCTTGAATCTGAAAAATACGGTTAGAGCCATTAAGAGAAAAGCAAATAGCAGTGCATACATTGCCTGTTCGAAAAACTGTGTGCCAAGAGAAGGTTGAATGGTATTGTAAGCTATCTCTTTCTCGTTTATTCCTCTTTTACCAAGAATATTCTCAATTAACGTTATCTCACTGTCATTTAACGGACTATCTATGAATATTTCAATTTCTTTATTACCCAGGGCACTCGTTACAACACGTGTTTTAACATTATAATTGATAGCACTGGATATTTCACTCTGAATTCCGGTGGGGTATTCTCCTGTAATGGAAGCTGTTAAAAGAGTTCCGCCTTTGAAGTCAATGCTCATGGGCATTGTACCGGAGGAATAGCTCACTACAACGATTATGATACCTGCTACAAGCATAAGAATAGGGATAATAATTAGCTTCTTTGTGTCCAGAGCAATGAACTTATCTAGCACGCTTGACTGAGTCATTGAAGACCTCCTTATCTTATTAGAATAGTTATGTCTATATAAAAATATTCCCTTCATTCCACTGAAAAAATTAAGGAAGTGAAAGCTTGCTATGAGGTTATGAAAGAACAGTTAATAACAATCGGTTTCCTGTTCGTGTTTATAGGTATAATTATGATAATGCTGGGCTCAATTTTCAGTGCAGCCACAGGGAATACGGAAACCAGGGGTGGGGGTATAGTACTTATAGGTCCATTTCCCATAATCTTTGGAAGTGATACTCAGAGTGTTAAGAGTTTGATAATACTTGCAACAATTTTAATAGTGGTGGTATACTTTCTATTTTATAGGAGGCCATAAGTGCTTGTTTTAATTGATAAAAAAGGAAGAAAGCATCTTGTCGATGAGAAGATTGAAGAGTACCACTCCAACTATGGAGTGCTTGATTTAACAAACGTTAAGCCAGGTGATGTGTTAGAAACTCATCTGGGGCACAGGTTCTATTGTGTAAAAGCTGATTTGCTCGATTACTATGAACGTCTACCCAGAGCAGGCAGTATTATTCTCAAGAAAGACCTCGGAGCAATAATTGCAAACTGTGGTATAGGTTCTGGTTCAAGAGTTGTGGATGCAGGCACAGGTACGGGTGCAACTGCCATTTTCCTTGCAAATATTGTGGGTAAAGAAGGAAAAATATATACCTATGAACTGAGGGAAGACCATATTAAAATTGCCAGAAATAACTTTGAATCAGCAGGAGTAGATGAGGTTGTTGAATCTAAGCTGGGAGATGTTAGAGAGGGTATTGAAGAGAGAGAGGTTGATGCTGTTATCTTTGACCTCCCTGACCCCTGGCTAGCTGTTGATAAGGCATATAATGCACTCAGAACAGGAGGTTATATTGCGGCTTATAACCCGTATATTGAGCAGATTCGCAAGGCATATATTGCCATGGGAGAAGCTGGCTTTAAAGAACTCAGGGCTATTGAACTCCTTGAGAGAGGGTTTGAAATAAAGGAAGTAGGTACAAGGCACAGGACAAGAAATATAGGGCATACAGCCTATCTTGCTTTTGGAAGAAAGTATAACCAAAATATATAAGCACGGAAAGGTAAAGGAGTATTGGTTCAGATGGAATTTAAGGATAGAAACATAATTTCCATAAGGGACTTCTCTGTTGAGGAGATAGATTACATTCTCAAAGCAGCATCAAAGTTTGAAAAGAAAAAGCCTGAAGCTCTCCTTGATAATAAGATTCTCGCAACTCTCTTTTTTGAACCGAGTACCAGGACAAGGCTTAGTTTTGAATCAGCAATGCATCGCCTTGGCGGTGAAGTTATAGGTCTGTCAAGACCTTCTGTATCTTCGATTGCAAAAGGCGAGAGCCTTATTGACACAATAAAAACTGTGGAGAGCTATGCAGACATTATAGTGATAAGGCACCCCAGGGAGGGTTCAGCCCGCTTTGCAGCTGATATTTCTTCAAAGCCTGTGATAAATGCGGGTGATGGCTCCAATCAGCATCCCACCCAGACTCTTCTGGACCTGTATACAATAAAGAAGGAGAAAAAAAAGCTAAATGTTAAGGTTGCACTGCTCGGGGATTTAAAATACGGGAGAGCTGTCCATTCTCTGGCACATGCTCTGGCACTGTTTGGGGCAGAACTCTCTCTGATATCGCCCCGGGGCCTGGAAATGCCAGCCGAGGTTATTGAAGATATTAATGCTATTGGGTCTCCTGTCTATCAAACCGAGAGTCTTGATGAAGTTATAGGTAATGTGGATGTATTATATGTAACGAGGATACAGAAGGAAAGGTTTCCCGACCCTGAAGAGTATGAGAAGGTGAAGGGTATATATAAGATTAACAGAAGTACGATTGAGAATGCCAGACAGAGTTTAATTATCCTTCATCCCCTGCCAAGGGTTGACGAGATTTCTCCAGATGTGGATGTTCTTCCTCAATCGAAATATTTTCAGCAGGTGAAAAACGGAATACCTGTTAGAATGGCTGCTCTTGCTCTTGTGATGGGGGTTATATAATGCAGAAGGACATAAGGGTGCGAAAGATAAGCAGGGGCACAGTAATAGACCACATATCGGCAGGACAGGCTCTTAATGTGTTAAAAATTCTGGGGATAACAAAAGAACACCCCAAAACTACTCTGACAGTTGCAATTAATGTGCCTTCAAAGAGAATTGGAGTCAAAGATATAGTAAAAGTTGAAGGTCTTGAACTCCGTGGCGAAG is a window from the archaeon BMS3Bbin15 genome containing:
- the trkA gene encoding trk system potassium uptake protein TrkA; protein product: MYIIVVGASKIGEQIAKLLSQERHNVVVVEKNEDRATKVSEKLDVSVINGSGTEIDVLQDAGADRADVIFAATSDDAVNLMVCELARILEIERRITLGQNPKHEKIFREVGTEEIIFPSRTIATYIRNIITRPSVRSVMSTMKKDADIVEIVIPPGAIIAGKEVKHIGMPEGSTITAIYRDNELLIPRGDTVVEAGDKIIVLARNNIIEKVAELLTRR
- a CDS encoding preprotein translocase subunit SecD, which codes for MSNSEIMRDKRVLILILFVALSISLIGVKHLAMGWDISGGSELKVQTEYPMPYIQPDGTKVTMQMLVQIITKRINGIGVKDVTITPWGNRYLIMDFAGTNPENARKIIEKQGKLVVKIGNVTAFTGNELTRVSPYTKGFSGSWQVPFTISQKAAGRFRKASIETNFSKVYMYLDDKLVNSAPIGESLRQELLQGKTVRDLVLTTGTALKDEAEAKNVEIILRSGALPIKLTVLSVSSVPPELGHTFGKNAAIAGFLAILTVALVIFIRYRVPEIIIPIMITGISEVIIILGFAALIRWQLDLPSIAGIIAAVGTGVDDQIVITDEVLMEKSRSIKQRIKSAFFIIFSSWFATVAAMLPLFIIGLSALRGFALTTIVGVTVGVFITRPAYGRIVEHFAGRAKRRVTKR
- a CDS encoding preprotein translocase subunit SecF, producing the protein MTQSSVLDKFIALDTKKLIIIPILMLVAGIIIVVVSYSSGTMPMSIDFKGGTLLTASITGEYPTGIQSEISSAINYNVKTRVVTSALGNKEIEIFIDSPLNDSEITLIENILGKRGINEKEIAYNTIQPSLGTQFFEQAMYALLFAFLLMALTVFFRFKTAIPSFAVVLSAFSDIVVTLAAMGLFGIELSKGSLVALLLLIGYSVDTDILLTTRLLVKKKEPLDKRIKKSMKTGLTMSITTFSAMFVLYIVSSSRILDDVAAVIMIGMIADMLNTWIQNVAILKWYLERAHK
- the trmI gene encoding tRNA (adenine(58)-N(1))-methyltransferase TrmI — protein: MLVLIDKKGRKHLVDEKIEEYHSNYGVLDLTNVKPGDVLETHLGHRFYCVKADLLDYYERLPRAGSIILKKDLGAIIANCGIGSGSRVVDAGTGTGATAIFLANIVGKEGKIYTYELREDHIKIARNNFESAGVDEVVESKLGDVREGIEEREVDAVIFDLPDPWLAVDKAYNALRTGGYIAAYNPYIEQIRKAYIAMGEAGFKELRAIELLERGFEIKEVGTRHRTRNIGHTAYLAFGRKYNQNI
- the pyrB gene encoding aspartate carbamoyltransferase catalytic chain, with translation MEFKDRNIISIRDFSVEEIDYILKAASKFEKKKPEALLDNKILATLFFEPSTRTRLSFESAMHRLGGEVIGLSRPSVSSIAKGESLIDTIKTVESYADIIVIRHPREGSARFAADISSKPVINAGDGSNQHPTQTLLDLYTIKKEKKKLNVKVALLGDLKYGRAVHSLAHALALFGAELSLISPRGLEMPAEVIEDINAIGSPVYQTESLDEVIGNVDVLYVTRIQKERFPDPEEYEKVKGIYKINRSTIENARQSLIILHPLPRVDEISPDVDVLPQSKYFQQVKNGIPVRMAALALVMGVI